ACTTATCAGTTATTGCAAGCCGTCCCGTTAAAGACACTCGCAGACATCCGCCCAGAGACTACTACTGAGAACGGTATTGGGTTATCAAGCGCCATTGCCTTAATGGAAGCATTCAAGGAGGGGCTGAGTTCCAGGGAAGAGCCTCGAGTGAACCAAACATCAGGGTGGAAATCGTACATCGACACTGGGATATGGCTGGCAAAGATCATCCCAGAAGCCGAAAGAACAAAACTCGTTCAAGAAAGGTTGTCTCCAATTCTGGTGCAACATGTGAAAGCCGATCCGGCTCAATCTCAATGGTCACTACCTCCTCAATTGGCCCAATCTGTTTGTGCCGATTACATCGTTACATTGGCCAAGGACGGTTATGGAAGTGAATTGCGCCTTTTGTGGATGGGATTGTCAGACAGTCTGCTTGAATCAGTTAAACTGTCTTCTCCTGAGCAGTCGAAGGATTTCCAAGCATCGCAGGATGCGATTAGCAGTCAAGCCCAGCGTCTTCATAGCCTGGAATCCGCAGTACTCATGCGGGTATCCGCGACAGAATACGAAGCTAGAATCTCTAAGACTTTTGAAGCCACCGGCCTGTCACTTCTTGACAGTTGCTTGCAGGTCCTACGGACTCGAAATGGCAAGCCGTATGGAGCCGCTGCGGTTGTTGAAGAATCAGTCCGACATATCCCCCAGATTGCTCGGCACTCAAAGGAACTCTTGAAATTCGTTCAAGAAGATGCACCAGAGTTGTTGTTCTCGCCCTCTGCAGATCGCATAATCACAATCATCTTGTCCTGTCGCTCTTGGCATGGATATGGTTCTAGTTTCGAGAAGATTATCGAACAAGTGATTCAGCTCGAGCCCGAGCAGTCGAACCCACTTGTTCTCCAGAGGCTCTTGGCCACACTTGACTTCAAGGAGATTGGTGACAAGTCTGGATTGAATTTGTTGATCATGCGGGCGCTAGATAGAGCTTGCAAGGGCAGCCGTTTTCACTGGCCAATTATTATCGCAGTTCTCCAGAATCCCACTTCGCATGGCGAATTGACAGATTCTATTTTCTTGTCCATCATCGATTCATTGTCCACTGAGGACAAGGTGATTGATACCTTGAACGGGCTTTCTCAGATCGCAACATCCATTCCAGCTGCCATAATGAAATTCCAGAGCGGAGCTAATGGCTCCAAATTGGCTGGCaagcttctcttcctttcggAATCCGGTGACGAAGAGGTGGGAGATCTTGCTGAGTCTTTGACCAGTACATTGAAACAGACTGTGGTGGACGAGACAAGTAACAAATCGAATGTCGAAATCCTCCAACACAATTTTGATCATGTTAACGAAGAATCACTTTCGTGGGTGTCCCTTTTCCGCTAAAAAGACAAAGACATCCATGTTGCTAACTGCTTACAGAATCGAGTCCTTGCTAAGCATCGCGGAGGAGTTGCTGCAAAACCTTACCCCCGAGGAGGCAAGCCAGACGACGAAGAGCGTATTTCCTTCAGCCCAGTCCTGGGAGAAGGCTTTGGGCCCATTTCTTCAGCTACCACCTCGGTCCTCGACTGCTATAACAAATCCCATCGGGGGTACAGTGCATCTAATCGACAGTGAATTGCCCGAGACCTTTTGGGAACAGTATAATAGCATCTCGCGTGATGCCAGTCATTGCTCTGCTGCATTTCGTCTATCCTACTTTGCGACCAAGATTTTGTCTTCGTTTGCAGTCACGGAACATCTCGGCGCGGAAGAGCTTGAGGCGTTGTTCTACAATTTACCCTTGGCTATACAGTTGATTGAGGACGACTTGAGTATTGAGAAATGCAACGGAATAACCGGAATTCAACTGGTAGAGCAGCGGGAAGAGTATCTGGAGATTGTTAAGGAGGGCAGAAAAGTGATCTACGAGTGGATACAGTCCAATACTGAGATCGGTGGCGATCCACTTTCATCCAGATTAATCGCATTCTGGATAAGTAAATTGGACAAGCTCGACGATAACTCACCGGTGAGCTACCGGATTGGGGAGGCATTTGTAAAGGTCATGGCTGGCGCGGAATCGTCGAAGACAAGCAAATCACCGGAAGACGTCACTCAACTATGCAGGAACACGCGGACTGCGAATGCCATTTATTCTGCCGCCTGGATGAGCGTCCTACGGCAAGCTGTGATTTCCAACCCTGCTGGAACACGATTGTGCAATGAACTTGTTGCCGACTCGACGGGACTCAAGGTTGAAGACGAACAGAAGGATGGTTAGTCGCTATGGAATCCCTAGGCTTTACTATATTATATTAACACAGGACAGGTCTTCAAAAACTAGCACTGCTTAACCTTCTCTTTGCGGAAGGCCAGGGCGTGGCTTCATCCATTCCAACACAGCGATTGGTCTTCCTAGTCAAGCATCTTATCTCTTGCCTCCAATCCGAAATCAAGTCGCACGGTCTCAGAGCAGAGATTATGCGGACTCTGACCTTTGTGCTTCCTTGTCTCAATGAGATCTATGGTTCGCATTGGGAAGACAGCATGGAGATTTTGAGCTCGACCTGGCGAGAGACAGGTGGTGGCGATGAGGGTCTGCCGGTGCTGGAGACCTCGTTCAGACTTTTTGCATGCTTGAAGTTGATagtggatgatgaggagagCAATGACGATGTGAAGGATGCATGGTCGGATCGCAGGACTTCTCTGTTTAATGATTTGACATCGACGCTCAAGAAATTTGGTGAGTACTGGTCTGTctaccttctttcttttgcttgACTCACATGGGAAATAATAGACTCCTCGACCACGTTCCACAAGCCTCGTGATATCACCGTCGAGCTTCTCTGCAGTTTGCTCAACACCATACCAATCAAGAGCCTGGAAGATGTTAACAAGATATTCCCTCTTCTGACTGCCAAAAGCCGCGCCGTCCAGCGTGCTGCCTACATTGTGCTTCATCGGTACATTCCAGAGGTTCAAGAGCAGGTATCGTTTGATGTCGCATTATCTAAATCCACTGCCAGACTTCCTCTTGAGCTACTGTCTTTGCTTCTGGAAGCCCCGACAATGGAATCGATTAATACTTCTGACGGAGAGGATAAGATGTGGACCGGCATTCGGTCGTATTTGCTTAGCTGGAAGGTGGTGTTTGACCACTTTACCAACGCGGTATGTTTCCTCATCCATTCCTAATAAATAGCTATGTATGCTAACATCGGCAATAGTCTTTTGCCCTGCAAGAAAACTACGTCGCAAGCATCAAGGAGAACGACAGTTTGATCCCGTTGCTGGAATTCATTTTCGATTTCCTTCAGCAATCACATGGAAAGATTGTCGATGCTACCAAATTCAACATTCGCACTTTTGAGCCTGATCAGGCCGAGACTGCAGAGAAAGAAACACAGTGGCTTCTAATCCACCTGTACTTCTTATGCTTGAGGCACTTAGCCAACATGACCAAGAACTGGTGGATTGATGCGAAGAAGCGCATCAAGGGGCCAGTGGAAGTCTGGACAGAGAAGTACATTTCCCCCTTGATCATTGAGGACTCTCTCCGAGGCGTCTCGGACTGGGTCTCGACACAGGATCCCAACGAAGAGCGAGCATTAGCCGTCAAGATCTCCCCCAAAACAGCGGAGATCATCGCCAGCATTGAAGTCGACGAAGAGTCACCACCAGTCGcaatctccctctctctaCCCCCTGCCTATCCCCTCCAGCCCGCACTAGTCGTGAGCCGGAGTCGCGTCTTGGTCGACGAAAGGAAATGGAAGAGCTGGCTGCTCACAATCCAAGGAGTCATCATGTTTGCCAATGGCAACCTGGAGGACGGATTGATGGCGTTCCGACGAAACGTGCAGGGAGCGCTGAAGGGGCAGAGCGAGTGTGCTATCTGTTACTCGGTCATTTCGACGGACATGCAGACGCCGAACAAGCGGTGCGCTACTTGCAAGAACACCTTCCACTCTGTTTGTCTGTTCCGGTGGTTCAAGAGCAGCAACCAGAGTACTTGCCCGCTGTGCCGGAACAACTTTGTTTATGTATAAAAGCGTTGCTGGGAAGTTTTTTACTATACCAATGTATTGCTGGAATTCATGTAGCTAGATAGATAAGAGAACAATTCAGCGCGACCTCTTATGTCACCGCTGCGGGGAAGATCTCCCCTCACAATATTCCCCCACGAACAGCTCCCACTTTCTTAAGAGAAAACACACAAACTCCCTAAAATGTCCGCACCACAAATTCCCAACCTCAACACTCTCCGTCGCAGAGGAGGTCCAGGTCGACTCCGATCTCGCGGCGGCGGAGTCGGCCCCGACGCATCATCAGCCTCCAAAGACAGCGTGGTGCAAAACACAGATAACGACGCCAGTGTGTCGCGGTTGAGCGCAGTGCGATTGGGATATCTTGAGGATGTATTTGCGCAGTCATTGACACCTGCTGGGTTGGAGACGAGGAGGTTTCCTATTATCAATAGAGGTGCGTGCGTGCTTCTACGGAAGTGTGTGAAGTGGGATGGCAGTTTGCTAATCGAGAATGATCTTGCATAGGAACGTACGTTCGAACGACTGCGATTGATCATCTTGTTTCTCGGTTTGTCGAGTCGCATCCGGAACAGCATACGAAGAGACAAATTATTTCGCTAGGGGCGGGCACAGATACACGTGCTTTTCGATTGTTTTCCTCTAAGACGGCGACACATTCTGATCTGATATATCATGAGATCGACTTCCCTGTGAACACAGCAGCCAAGATCAGGGCTATCCGCTCATCACCCGCTCTACAAGGAGCATTGAGGAACGACTCGAGCCCCGGGATATCAAACGACGTGAACATCTCAGACACAGGGGACGCGCTCCATTCACCCCGCTACCACATCCACCCCCTCGACCTACGCTCGTTATCTAGGTCCACACCAGATCCAATAACCACATTGCAAGACCTCGATCCAACCCTCCCAACCCTCCTCATCTCCGAATGCTGCCTCATCTACCTCCCTCCCGACCAAGCGGACTCCGTCGTCCACCACTTCACGACTACCATCTTCCCACCCACCACACCTCTAGGCTTGTTAATCTACGAGCCCATCCGCCCCGACGACCCCTTCGGCCGGACAATGGTATCCAACCTCGCGACGCGGGGTATCCACCTGCAAACGCTGAATAAGTACGCTAGCTTGGATGCGCAGCGGAGGAGACTACGAGAGCAGGGGTTCGAGGGGGGCCAAGCGGCTGCTGATATCGACTTTATATGGGAGCGGTGGGTGagtgaggaggagaaggagagagtTGCGAgtttggagatgttggatGAGATGGAGGAGTGGAGGTTGTTGGCGGGGCATTATTGTGTTGCTTGGGGTTGGAGGGGGGATGTGTTTCATTGTTGGGGAGGTATTGAAGGGCAGGAATAGTGCTGGGTTGGACTTTGTATATTGGCGGATGTACGGATAGATTCCGGACGTGTACTTCATAGGATAGAGGCATGACCGGGAGTACAAAGGACTAGTCTCGGTTGAATCGCATCGGATACGGCGCATAGATCCGCGTTCAAAGTTCGATGGTCAAATAGAACCCAGACCATCATGGATCCGAATAGCGGATTTCTCGAAGGATTTAATTGCGATAAACCCACTAATCTAACCTGCTCCATACTACTGGTACTACGTACCCATCTGCACACCTCGCGAAACCATCAAAATCCCTGTCCCCGATGGCGCTTCAGGCGCCGTTCCCGATCCGCTACTAAACCTCCGTACTTGTACTGTTTGCTTTGCCTTATCCAAAGCCTTACGACGCCAAAACTCCCTCCTCCTAAGCGCACGAACCAAAACATCCTCGGAACCCCCAAGCCCAAACTCCTGAATCACCCTACGATAGGGCAGACTGTGATTTCCCTCGTACCATGCGATTATCTCATCGACCTTTTCATCAGGTAGTTTGGATAGTTTCCCGCGGGGCGTGAGTTTTCGGTTCATGCAGGTAAATCGGACTTGGTTGTAGCTTACGTTGAGGTGGTCGATTATTTGTTGGTGGGAATGGCCTGCGCCGTGGAGGGTGATGATTCGGAAGCAATCGGCGTTCTGGCGTGGAGGGTTGATGCTGGTACCTTGGGCATGGTGTAGGATATGTGCTTATACAAAGTAGGCAAGTGGTTGGTAGAGGCAGTCGACGGAgaggtactctgtactgtacagagtaaaCAAACAGTCGCAGTTGTGTTCGTATGCATAGTTAAGCGGTAGTAAAGATCCCTGCCTTGATCCAATCTTACTTCGTACCCGGCTATACGAACTGCGCATTGCCGTGATGCTCAAGTTATGCTCTGAGTCGCATCCGAAGCAATTATACAAACCCGTCCGTGCTTCGCTGCCCCCTATTCCGTAGTCTCTTTCTGTCACCGTTGACCCAAAAGTAAGAAATCCACGTGATAGTAGACAACACTGACAGCTCCATGATAGGAGGCTTCTCCAATTGGCCTGTCGGAAATTAGCCTCACACACCCTATGAACCGGCGATTCCTCCGCGGTCCCCATTGGCAGACCCCTGGATTAGCGTGTTCTAGCCTGCCAATGGTGTCGGGGAATCATGGATAGGGCATTTTAGCCTCACGATTAGCCCGTTTAGGAAAGTCGTTGTTCGAGTTTGCGTCCTGTTTGGGTTAAGGTGGTTTTGTTGGTGGGCTGgtcccttttttctttagTTTCTTTCTCGTGCTTGTTTTTATATTGCATCTTCGGcgtttcttctctctttttgaTTCTGTGGTCTCTTTGGTCTTTGGTTTTTGCGCTTGTTGTTGTGCTTTTTTACTGACCTTAGTCTTTCGTTCGTTGCGATTTGGTTGATCACGGTCGATCCCATCTGCTTTCCTCATAGCCCAAGAATAAAGACCGAAAAGAGTATATATACCGGAAAATCGCAAACTGCCACCATGAGATTCGACATGACGTCCTCGCGCGCATTTGCGCTCCTCTGCCTCTTCGCCGGCGCCGAAGCAACTCACCACAACCATCATGCACACGACCATATCCACAGCGACGGCAGGATGAAGGAATCGCTCGTCAAGAAGTCCGGAAAATGCAAATTTCCCTCTGATGCCGGGTTGGTCGCCATCACTCCGGGCGCTGTCAATGAAGGTTGGGCTATGAGTCCGGATGAATCGTGTGCCCCGGGTAATTACTGCCCGTACGCCTGTCCTCCAGGTCAGATGTCCATGCAATGGGACCCTAAGGCCACTTCGTACTCTTATCCGATGTCGATGGTAGGTGGCTTCAAACGTTCAAATGAGGGTAGAACAAGAGCTGATTAAAGCAGAATGGCGGTCTCTATTGCGACGAGGACGGAGAGATCCAGAAGCCATTCCCAGATAGGCCTTACTGTGAAGATGGTACGGGTGCCGTGGGTGTCCAGAACAAGTGCAGGTCGCCAGTCTCCTTCTGCCAAACGGTACTTCCCGGAAACGAGGCCATGTTGATCCCGACTTTGGTCAACGAGTTGGCCACTCTCGCTGTGCCAGACCCCGACTATTGGTGTGAAACCTCTGCCCAGTAAGTTTGTCCGTTTGCTCTTGTTGCTCGACAACCAATCACTAACAGCGGTCAGCTTCTATATCAACCCGCCAGGCGTTCAATCCGAAATCGCTTGTGCCTGGGGCACTTCATCCAACCCATACGGCAACTGGTCTCCTTACGTAGTCGGCGCAAATACCGACAAAGACGGCCATACATTTGTCAAGCTTGGCTGGAACCCGGTCTATCTTGAGCCCGCTACGCCTTTCCGTAACATTGTTCCTAACTTCGGTGTTGAGATCCAATGTGAAGGCGGCAACTGTGAAGGCCTTCCCTGCAAGATTGACCCTAGCACCAACGACGTTAATGAAATCACCGGTGAAACCAGTACGGACGGTGCTGGCGGTGGTTCGTTCTGTGTGGTGACTGTTCCTAAGGGTGAAAAGGCCAACATTGTCGTTTGGGAGAAGGATTTCATTGGCGGTGACGATGATACCTCGTCCACCACGGTGGCCATCCCAACAAGCACTGCCAGTTCGActtccagcaccagcaccagcacttcGTCATCCACAAGCTCGACTgcctccaccaccacgcAGCAACCAAGCAACACGCCTTTCTTGAGTCTGGACCTGGGTATCTCGATTGGAATGTCGACCAGCGTCCGCTCTGCATCGGCCACTTATACCTATGAGCCCCATGTTTTCATCGAGTCGGGAACTGCTGCAACTGTATCTGCAACGCCTGCCGTGCAAACAGCCAATCCTTCTCCGACGGCCCAGGACAGCACCGAGGACAGCGATAATGGTGCTGCCACGACGACTGTTTCGCTATTCGTTGTAATGTTGGGTGTTTGCGCTGCTGTGTTGCAGCTGTAAGGCCTTCCCTCTAGCAACCGGCCAGCAGAGAGGGTCACCCATTATCTTCTCCATATTGTCATATTGTCCATTCTTAACCTTTTTTTGACGACTAACGTATCCACACATTGACGACTTTTGACTTGCTTTGGCTTGCTTCAATTCACTTCGTTATATACCTTTTtgttattcttttctttttcggcAGCTTTTTGCTTGACAGCATTCCTGGACGACCCGATACGCTGTTCATTGATTTATTGATTCTTCAGTCAGATGGCTTTTTACCCTTCTTGGATAATCCTAATGTTTATAGTTCGATATATAAAAATAGGGATAGTTAGTGATAGTGAGAGGTGAAGTTGTGAATGCAATGATGTCTAGAGTTTCTTTCCTAAAAAGGTCACTTGACCGGTCTAGCCCGAGTAGCTTCCCCGCCTCCATCGTTCTTCCTTgcgacaacaacaacctcTATTACCGTCTTATTCTATGCTGCAAAAAGGCCAAAATGCCTCCATCCGTGCAGACGGTAAGCCATTACAATTCTCCCTACAAGACAAACCACTCATACACCAGCTTACATCAACCTTCTATCTACCCCGCATCCCCAGAAACAACAACCCAACTAACCACCCACAACTAGACAAAACTAATCTCCTCCCTCCGCCTCGTAATCCCGCGCCTACGCCTCCTCCAGAAAAAAGACACCGCCTCCTCGAAAGTCCAGCGCCGCGAACTCGCCCAACTACTCGAAGAAGGCCGCGATGCCTCCGCGCGCATCCGCGTCGAGAATGTCATCTCCACAGATACAGCCGTCGAGGTGATGGAGATGGTGGAGCTGTATTGTGAACTGTTGCTGGCGAGGGCGAATGTGTTGGATCAGGTTGCGTTTGGGGAGAAGGGGGTTAGGGCGAGGAGTCGGGCcagggaggagaaggctaGGAGTGAGGTGGGGAAGAGGCAGGGTGTTGGGACTGGGGCTGGGGCTGCGCCAAAGGATATTAAGGGTGGTGATAGTGGTTCGAGTTCGAGGTCTCTATTTGGATTCCCGTTCTTTGGTGGTGGGCAGCAGAAACAGAAATCCGAAGATGCGCAGTCCAGCCTAGAATCCACCAAAGACGAAGACCTCAGCCCGGAGGAACTATGTTACATCGATCCCGCCCTCGACGAAGCCGCTGCAGTCGTCTTCTACGCCTGGCCTCGCTTCCCGCATGATGTCCGCGAACTCACCATCGTTCGGACCATGCTCGCAGACCGCTACGGAAAGGACTTTATGTCGCTAGCGCAGGAGAACAAAGTAGAGCATGTGAAAGTACCGGAACGAGTCGCGAAGAGTTTACGGGTGCGGCCACCGACACAGGATCTGGTCGAGAGCTATCTGAAGGAGATTGCAAAGGCATATGGTATTTCATGGGGCGAAGAGCAGCAACAGGAAGATCTGGGGAGTGCACCCGAGTTCGTGGATGACCGCCCGTCGACACCACACGACCAACAACAAGACGGAGGAAACGGAGACAACCCCGAAGAAAGAACAAGACGCGCCTCTGAGGCCAATGAATTGAGCAAAGCTACCCCGCCACGACGGCCCGTCCAGTCCGGGAAAAGTCCCGTCAGCGTTGCGCCTCCAGGTCCTAGGACTGATAACCTTCATCCCCGTGTCAAAGTGCCAGACCCTTCATCCTCGGGGGATTCTAACAATACGGCGAATAAGAGTACACCAGACACTAGTAGCGCGGAGAAAGATCCCAATCGTATACCTGAGGTGGATGAGTTGAGTCGTCGGTTTGCGGACTTGAGGCGAAAACCTTAAGAGATGTGAGCTCGATTGTGTTTGATTGTTTGGCAGCTTCATGAGATGAATATCTAGCATTAGCATCTAGTTAATACCCTGGTGATCAAGAATGAATTGAAATAAATGGTATTGTATTAAGtgcatttcaatcagccaaaCTGATCAAGATACATCTATGCTCTCACTGTCTGTCTTGTCATATCATGCATAAGAAATCAATAAAGCACAAAGAAAGGCAACAGCAAATATATACAacatgagaaaaaaaaagaaaagaaaaagaaaggcaaAGTAAAACACAGGctaaagaagagaaagcgaAAATATAAGTATAGTATATCAAACAGAGATGGTATCAAAGGAACCCAAAATAGAAAGCCAAAAAAGGGACAAACAAAACAGAATAAATGCGAAGCGATGTGATGCATACCCACCTCTTGGAACTTTTTTCAGCATGTATGTCCAGTCAAGTCTGAACTGTCTAATCCAGCCTGCGGAATGTTGTCAGATCAGGATCGGTATCTGAGCGTGGTTTCCGCCCGTATATACAAGTAATGCTTGATCGATGAATCAAAATCGAAGTCGAAAGAATTGAAGGGGGGAAGTCGAGAAAGGAGCAAAGCAGAGAGAAAGATATCACAATCACTGcatctcctcctcttccccagGAAGCAGAATCTCATGTCCAGACCCCTCATAAACAAAAATCGCAGCAACACACCCAAACACCGAAACCAGCGCAATTAACCACCAAGCGAATCCCACCGTCCCAATCTCcaacccatacccataccaaCTCCCCGAGAATATCGGCCCAATGGTTCGGAACGCCGAAGAGACAGACTGCCCGATACCGTGGATAGTACCAAGGACAGACGGGTGCGGGGAGCAGTTGTTGAgtaggatgatggaggttGGTAGGGTGAATGTTCGAGCTGTGACTTGCaggaagaggacgacgatgattGAGAACCAAACCCAAACGCCGTTGGCTTGGTCCGGGGGTGGAGTTGAGGAGGGGGCGAGGGCGATGTAGGGTGCGAAGGCGTAAGCGAGcgggaagagggagaggaagtaTTGGTAGCTCTTGGCTGTTCCTAGACGGCCGTTGATGGTGGGGtagatggtgaattggaggAGCATTCCGATGACACCTAAGATGGCTGTTGCGAATCCGACACTTTGGGGCAGCATTCCAAGACCGCCGGTGAAAATGAACGGCAGCTTCTGAGGCAGACTGGCGGGGTCGTTCGGGTCGTAGCggggggtggagaggaagagaagccagAGGTTGTTGAAAGCACTGTTTACGTTAGCTGTGCGGATATTACACAAGGGCAATGAAGAAAACTCACCCCATCTGAAAGTCAAAGAAAGCCTGCGCAAAAAGCGTACAGAGGACATTCTTGGTCCAGATATTCCGGAAAGACAGCACGCGGGCCGGCCGCGCTGGTTTGGCCTTTTCTTCCATCTCGTAGCTTTCCGTGCGGTCCAATGGGCGGTCCAACAACGGGCCTTCTTCGTCGTAATCACGGAACGGAAGTCGAGAGTATAACGGGGACGATGATGGG
This Aspergillus chevalieri M1 DNA, chromosome 3, nearly complete sequence DNA region includes the following protein-coding sequences:
- the ppm1 gene encoding protein C-terminal leucine carboxyl O-methyltransferase ppm1 (COG:O;~EggNog:ENOG410PKRD;~InterPro:IPR016651,IPR029063,IPR007213;~PFAM:PF04072;~go_function: GO:0008168 - methyltransferase activity [Evidence IEA];~go_process: GO:0032259 - methylation [Evidence IEA]), whose translation is MSAPQIPNLNTLRRRGGPGRLRSRGGGVGPDASSASKDSVVQNTDNDASVSRLSAVRLGYLEDVFAQSLTPAGLETRRFPIINRGTYVRTTAIDHLVSRFVESHPEQHTKRQIISLGAGTDTRAFRLFSSKTATHSDLIYHEIDFPVNTAAKIRAIRSSPALQGALRNDSSPGISNDVNISDTGDALHSPRYHIHPLDLRSLSRSTPDPITTLQDLDPTLPTLLISECCLIYLPPDQADSVVHHFTTTIFPPTTPLGLLIYEPIRPDDPFGRTMVSNLATRGIHLQTLNKYASLDAQRRRLREQGFEGGQAAADIDFIWERWVSEEEKERVASLEMLDEMEEWRLLAGHYCVAWGWRGDVFHCWGGIEGQE
- a CDS encoding ubiquitin-protein ligase RKR1 (BUSCO:EOG09260274;~COG:O;~EggNog:ENOG410PGEB;~InterPro:IPR016024,IPR001841,IPR011016,IPR039804, IPR039795,IPR013083;~PFAM:PF11793,PF13639;~go_component: GO:1990112 - RQC complex [Evidence IEA];~go_function: GO:0008270 - zinc ion binding [Evidence IEA];~go_function: GO:0061630 - ubiquitin protein ligase activity [Evidence IEA];~go_process: GO:1990116 - ribosome-associated ubiquitin-dependent protein catabolic process [Evidence IEA]), whose product is MSKKFKSQASSSRAAASTFGSFGGFSSTFSGAGREPSSLTYVAEPPDLSRISEPQLAIAFKNFLKKDEVTRTKSLDDLNDYISSVEARSGTLDDGFLEAWIKIYPRASIDLARRARQLAHTIQGTVASLVGKRIARFLPKVIGAWIAGLYDNDRPVQRSAVESFTRVFTTDEKRLGVWKIYQSSILEFVDDVILQQTPQTLSDERTVKSDDSQAKYGRVAATAILLLNRIIGNTPREELEKDIPAIEVLLSSKSLWSLCSNEDPFVRRSLYALLRSAVAKIPEELDWKIISAAVIGKSLSMAQIGASTELAESLLQTTSARPQLWTEDYAGKTSPTKRLLQYIQKGSQGGQSSFWPNTYQLLQAVPLKTLADIRPETTTENGIGLSSAIALMEAFKEGLSSREEPRVNQTSGWKSYIDTGIWLAKIIPEAERTKLVQERLSPILVQHVKADPAQSQWSLPPQLAQSVCADYIVTLAKDGYGSELRLLWMGLSDSLLESVKLSSPEQSKDFQASQDAISSQAQRLHSLESAVLMRVSATEYEARISKTFEATGLSLLDSCLQVLRTRNGKPYGAAAVVEESVRHIPQIARHSKELLKFVQEDAPELLFSPSADRIITIILSCRSWHGYGSSFEKIIEQVIQLEPEQSNPLVLQRLLATLDFKEIGDKSGLNLLIMRALDRACKGSRFHWPIIIAVLQNPTSHGELTDSIFLSIIDSLSTEDKVIDTLNGLSQIATSIPAAIMKFQSGANGSKLAGKLLFLSESGDEEVGDLAESLTSTLKQTVVDETSNKSNVEILQHNFDHVNEESLSIESLLSIAEELLQNLTPEEASQTTKSVFPSAQSWEKALGPFLQLPPRSSTAITNPIGGTVHLIDSELPETFWEQYNSISRDASHCSAAFRLSYFATKILSSFAVTEHLGAEELEALFYNLPLAIQLIEDDLSIEKCNGITGIQLVEQREEYLEIVKEGRKVIYEWIQSNTEIGGDPLSSRLIAFWISKLDKLDDNSPVSYRIGEAFVKVMAGAESSKTSKSPEDVTQLCRNTRTANAIYSAAWMSVLRQAVISNPAGTRLCNELVADSTGLKVEDEQKDGLQKLALLNLLFAEGQGVASSIPTQRLVFLVKHLISCLQSEIKSHGLRAEIMRTLTFVLPCLNEIYGSHWEDSMEILSSTWRETGGGDEGLPVLETSFRLFACLKLIVDDEESNDDVKDAWSDRRTSLFNDLTSTLKKFDSSTTFHKPRDITVELLCSLLNTIPIKSLEDVNKIFPLLTAKSRAVQRAAYIVLHRYIPEVQEQVSFDVALSKSTARLPLELLSLLLEAPTMESINTSDGEDKMWTGIRSYLLSWKVVFDHFTNASFALQENYVASIKENDSLIPLLEFIFDFLQQSHGKIVDATKFNIRTFEPDQAETAEKETQWLLIHLYFLCLRHLANMTKNWWIDAKKRIKGPVEVWTEKYISPLIIEDSLRGVSDWVSTQDPNEERALAVKISPKTAEIIASIEVDEESPPVAISLSLPPAYPLQPALVVSRSRVLVDERKWKSWLLTIQGVIMFANGNLEDGLMAFRRNVQGALKGQSECAICYSVISTDMQTPNKRCATCKNTFHSVCLFRWFKSSNQSTCPLCRNNFVYV
- a CDS encoding DUF292 domain protein (BUSCO:EOG09264PK5;~COG:Z;~EggNog:ENOG410PJI2;~InterPro:IPR005061,IPR042277;~go_process: GO:0015031 - protein transport [Evidence IEA]), producing the protein MPPSVQTTKLISSLRLVIPRLRLLQKKDTASSKVQRRELAQLLEEGRDASARIRVENVISTDTAVEVMEMVELYCELLLARANVLDQVAFGEKGVRARSRAREEKARSEVGKRQGVGTGAGAAPKDIKGGDSGSSSRSLFGFPFFGGGQQKQKSEDAQSSLESTKDEDLSPEELCYIDPALDEAAAVVFYAWPRFPHDVRELTIVRTMLADRYGKDFMSLAQENKVEHVKVPERVAKSLRVRPPTQDLVESYLKEIAKAYGISWGEEQQQEDLGSAPEFVDDRPSTPHDQQQDGGNGDNPEERTRRASEANELSKATPPRRPVQSGKSPVSVAPPGPRTDNLHPRVKVPDPSSSGDSNNTANKSTPDTSSAEKDPNRIPEVDELSRRFADLRRKP
- a CDS encoding SUN domain-containing protein (CAZy:GH132;~COG:S;~EggNog:ENOG410PG80;~InterPro:IPR005556;~PFAM:PF03856;~SECRETED:SignalP(1-22);~TransMembrane:1 (n10-17c22/23o427-447i)), with amino-acid sequence MRFDMTSSRAFALLCLFAGAEATHHNHHAHDHIHSDGRMKESLVKKSGKCKFPSDAGLVAITPGAVNEGWAMSPDESCAPGNYCPYACPPGQMSMQWDPKATSYSYPMSMNGGLYCDEDGEIQKPFPDRPYCEDGTGAVGVQNKCRSPVSFCQTVLPGNEAMLIPTLVNELATLAVPDPDYWCETSAHFYINPPGVQSEIACAWGTSSNPYGNWSPYVVGANTDKDGHTFVKLGWNPVYLEPATPFRNIVPNFGVEIQCEGGNCEGLPCKIDPSTNDVNEITGETSTDGAGGGSFCVVTVPKGEKANIVVWEKDFIGGDDDTSSTTVAIPTSTASSTSSTSTSTSSSTSSTASTTTQQPSNTPFLSLDLGISIGMSTSVRSASATYTYEPHVFIESGTAATVSATPAVQTANPSPTAQDSTEDSDNGAATTTVSLFVVMLGVCAAVLQL